One Faecalicatena sp. Marseille-Q4148 DNA window includes the following coding sequences:
- a CDS encoding iron-only hydrogenase system regulator, giving the protein MDNRIALIGIIVESTEHIDDLNRLLSSYGKYIIGRMGIPYRERNISIISIAVDAPGDIISALSGKIGMLSGISTKTIYAKTPAEIKDKR; this is encoded by the coding sequence ATGGACAACCGAATCGCTCTGATCGGAATTATCGTGGAGAGCACAGAACACATTGATGATCTGAACCGGCTTCTCAGTTCTTACGGCAAATATATCATCGGACGCATGGGCATCCCTTACCGGGAGCGGAATATTTCCATTATCAGCATAGCGGTAGATGCACCGGGCGATATTATCAGCGCTCTGTCCGGAAAGATTGGTATGCTTTCCGGCATCAGCACTAAAACAATTTATGCAAAGACGCCCGCTGAAATAAAGGATAAAAGATAA